The sequence CAGGGGCTCCCGGTTCTCTGTCCTTGAAGGCTGGGCACCAGACTCAGAATTCCCTCCTAGAGCTGAGAATGGGTTGCTACCAAACTACGGCGAAAGAAATTGGActaattttaaaccaaaaagcAGTCAAAATAGAGTTAAGCTGGCATGCAACACCAGACAAGGGtgataaaatgtgtgaaaacaaatgttaaaatggaTTAAACactgtgcaaacaaacaaggatTTGATCAGCAAACATTCCTCCCAGATACCTGTTCCCTGGCAGCACTGAACATGGGTTCCTGGATGTCTGTGTACATCCTCCGCAAGGCATTGTAACCTCCTGGGATGCTCTCCAAGTTGCTCAAAGCCCGGTCTTGGTTCCGCATCATTTCCTGCATCATGGCTGGGTTCCTGGCCAGCTCCATGGTCTGGGAGTTGAGataaaaggagagaggaggcaagTCAGTTAAAGTTCACTATACATTTAGGAAGAAAAATCCTGAAtaaacagaaaaccaaaatgtGTTAAGAACCTACTGTAGTCATGCCTGTGCTAACTAACAAAGTGTCATTTGGCTCCTTTTCATTACCCTTACCTGTCTCATGAGCTCAGGGTTGTTAAGCATGTGGGAGATCTCAGGGTTGCGTTCCATCAGCTGCTGCATCTGAGGGTTGGCCATAATCATCTGTCTCATCAGGTCTGGGTTGGACATCATGTTCTGCACCAACGGGTTCTCCATGATCTGAGACAGCATCTCTGGGTTGGACATGAGCTgcctctgcatctgctgctgcagctccatgAAGTTAGCTGAGCCCATGCCCATTCCAGCCAGACCGGCCAGGTCACCGAAGC is a genomic window of Plectropomus leopardus isolate mb unplaced genomic scaffold, YSFRI_Pleo_2.0 unplaced_scaffold13517, whole genome shotgun sequence containing:
- the LOC121963984 gene encoding ubiquilin-4-like, whose product is TYYHLKQTLTFSTNDLCRTGDGGSTSASSSTSTQAGNTSTSSPGTNSSSTAGSTGTAAPPTQTPNILTGFGDLAGLAGMGMGSANFMELQQQMQRQLMSNPEMLSQIMENPLVQNMMSNPDLMRQMIMANPQMQQLMERNPEISHMLNNPELMRQTMELARNPAMMQEMMRNQDRALSNLESIPGGYNALRRMYTDIQEPMFSAAREQFGSNPFSALGGNSESGAQPSRTENREPLPNPWGPPNSSNSSESAGGTTGSTSTTGGTTPSVSNPLGINPGSLGNGMFNSPGMQSLLQQISENPQLMQNMLSAPYMRSMMQSLAQNPELASQV